In Coccidioides posadasii str. Silveira chromosome 4, complete sequence, one genomic interval encodes:
- the TRM44 gene encoding tRNA(Ser) Um(44) 2'-O-methyltransferase (EggNog:ENOG410PIV3~COG:S~BUSCO:3877at33183), which yields MGLSDTLRPSLLASNGENWITSPELVRSNLHFEPKIFVSSATHLLANPNLTSGHLFRADILFDSSGILKTPAEKERETASSEDVSVDVHQELAVEPLPAPAFDSFSLTRTIFRRFIPRKQKLDPTLDQTCHFYSQTAVMQDQGVKVERCLLIYLPHFSSEEQVPFYHPCVRGLGFLYEFSRPLFGDSDSTSKGTGTLSLHFIPFSHGIPETVPYRLERTCLVLLSTHVRLACSPSAKSNTTGSQPKPYKDNIIPQHVVQTTYARLKDKYASILIQNWAEVTEPSKHVFEDIAIAAFLIELWKIMYTQNSCNGQEECQKRKSATSSFPGFVDIACGNGVLVYLLHAEGYKGWGFDARRRKSWEKYPPSTQDRLKESICIPSIFRSAASEQIPDTVETNDGVFEKDTFIISNHADELTIWTPLLGALAQPTSPLPFLAIPCCSHSISGSKYRYPPPKKPSAKSNTEGQPNEKHSQDTQPSTGDLKALRATKLAERDDPGLPSSTYGALTAKTVSLAEELGYDVEKTLMRIPSTRNIGIIGGLNTWKASKGNQGNSTGESWDSGEMEDRVRQVVEREAMKDGGLKAAAGIWIDRSLGLHRGQGRGKVKGGEQHG from the coding sequence ATGGGTCTGAGTGACACCCTTAGGCCGTCACTACTGGCCTCGAACGGTGAAAACTGGATCACATCGCCTGAATTAGTTCGATCAAATTTGCATTTTGAGCCTAAAATATTTGTTAGTTCGGCTACGCATCTTCTGGCAAATCCAAATTTGACATCCGGACACCTCTTTCGGGCGGATATTCTGTTTGACAGCTCCGGCATATTGAAGACTCCGGcggaaaaggagagagagactGCTAGCTCCGAAGATGTTTCTGTTGATGTTCACCAGGAGTTGGCTGTTGAGCCTTTGCCTGCTCCAGcttttgattctttttcCTTGACTAGAACAATTTTCAGGAGATTTATTCCCAGGAAACAGAAGTTGGACCCCACGCTGGATCAAACCTGTCACTTTTATTCGCAGACAGCTGTTATGCAGGATCAGGGTGTAAAAGTAGAAAGGTGCCTTTTGATATATCTGCCCCATTTCTCATCCGAGGAGCAAGTTCCTTTCTACCATCCATGTGTTCGGGGTTTAGGGTTTCTATACGAGTTCTCCAGACCGTTGTTTGGCGATTCCGACAGTACGTCTAAGGGTACGGGGACTTTATCACTTCACTTCATTCCATTCTCCCATGGCATACCAGAAACAGTACCATACCGTCTTGAACGCACGTGTTTAGTATTATTATCAACACATGTCCGCCTCGCTTGCAGCCCATCAGCTAAATCCAATACAACCGGAAGCCAACCGAAGCCGTACAAGGATAACATCATCCCTCAACATGTGGTTCAGACAACATACGCAAGATTAAAGGATAAATATGCATCGATTCTGATTCAAAACTGGGCCGAGGTTACAGAGCCTTCGAAACATGTCTTTGAAGATATTGCCATAGCGGCTTTCTTAATCGAGCTTTGGAAGATTATGTATACCCAAAATTCTTGCAATGGGCAGGAAGAGTGTCAGAAGAGAAAATCAGCAACCTCCTCGTTTCCTGGCTTTGTGGATATCGCCTGTGGAAATGGTGTGCTGGTCTACCTCCTGCATGCTGAAGGCTACAAAGGATGGGGGTTCGATGCGCGAAGACGCAAAAGCTGGGAGAAGTACCCACCCTCAACGCAAGACCGTCTCAAGGAGAGTATCTGCATACCATCAATATTTCGAAGCGCAGCATCCGAACAAATCCCAGATACCGTCGAGACCAACGACGGCGTTTTCGAAAAGGACACATTCATAATCTCAAACCACGCCGACGAACTTACAATCTGGACCCCTCTTCTCGGTGCTCTGGCCCAGCCAACCTCCCCTTTACCATTCCTCGCCATCCCTTGCTGCTCGCACTCCATATCAGGCAGCAAATATCGATATCCACCTCCCAAAAAGCCGTCAGCGAAGTCAAATACGGAAGGTCAGCCCAACGAGAAGCACAGCCAGGACACTCAACCCTCGACTGGCGATTTAAAAGCCCTTCGTGCTACTAAACTTGCCGAAAGAGACGATCCAGGCCTCCCGTCTTCCACATACGGAGCATTGACTGCCAAAACGGTGAGCCTCGCGGAAGAACTTGGGTACGACGTCGAGAAGACACTGATGCGCATCCCGAGTACGCGAAATATTGGAATAATTGGTGGTTTAAATACTTGGAAAGCGTCAAAAGGTAACCAGGGGAATAGCACTGGCGAGAGTTGGGACAGCGGGGAGATGGAAGATCGGGTTCGGCAAGTGGTGGAACGTGAGGCCATGAAGGACGGTGGCTTGAAAGCTGCAGCAGGCATTTGGATCGATAGGTCGTTGGGATTACATCGAGGTCAAGGGAGAGGGAAAGTAAAAGGCGGCGAACAGCATGGATGA
- a CDS encoding uncharacterized protein (EggNog:ENOG410PHZP~COG:S), with amino-acid sequence MASVSKLRRVLITGTLSVAIASGALYGASLKMKQESKQEARKRQNLTPQEKIDALLVVREGLMRKKETLEEQIREIEERERRKDRAGAGGGESRGVER; translated from the exons ATGGCCTCCGTTTCCAAACTCCGACGAGTGCTTATCACCGGCACCTTGTCGGTAGCGATAGCATCCGGAGCGCTCTACGGAGCAAGCTTGAAAATGAAGCAGGAATCTAAGCAG GAAGCGCGGAAACGGCAGAATTTGACGCCGCAGGAGAAGATTGACGCGCTGTTGGTTGTTCGAGAGGGGTTGATGCGGAAGAAGGAGACGTTGGAGGAGCAGATTCGGGAGattgaagagagagaaaggagGAAAGACAGAGCTGGCGCTGGCGGTGGTGAAAGCCGCGGCGTGGAACGTTGA
- a CDS encoding uncharacterized protein (EggNog:ENOG410PJ3K~COG:S~BUSCO:2454at33183), which produces MSAKLTPFLVVGGNAISAFLSWRLQATNACDVTLVWKQNYEHVAQYGISFKSKVYGNERFKPRHVIRHTDEAPSREQSYDYVILCVKALPDLYDLGEIIHSVVTPEHTCIIVNTTSTLGIESELEHRFPTNVVLSLVSGVDIAQTGPSEFDHTASSDVWVGPAIKTATIPSTIQTDMATALSITLGTGQVNCKVSKNIRQEQFERMIGPIAFHPASVLFETPNYAQLMKKVGVRQLVSGVIDELIALAKALGCSFPEDFRETTISNMVSQPESPTTMYQDFMARRPMEVETYLGSPVKLSIDTDVKIPRIETVYAMLHHLNSVNQARGNEPTSPVVTHPPRMSSASRPGVNNVRNGGRNYSSPQSVPPPRRGGPSMGNHRPPNGLPPPRGAPPQRDAPMEDHGLEEFSHVVNYEAAAGDIHPGGHMNSLTNGGSSHADLALRERELRIRQRELQLREQELNMRRGPPSRRMSTTRDTLDDGDDGDYFDAPPPMPQIDPDNFDMMSVTSRKNRKVPSNNAGQFRKNPEMAAGRPPSAFSRAFGMGRNRTSARIVEEFPGMHDSLLDNPMIGYSSNRYGSVDRREMQAESRANSLTASRINDLSQGVGHGPYPPPSRRTSQSPGQGFRPNGRGMGRTSTGIDGFNGQPNGMGHPNRRSPPGIMRAPVPRHPGQPNGVMPQQVEQQVGVSNSNPAKRHTNVRSLTGSASASAGSGDSGASANIDSETSAHSSQSSLPPYQTLQKPGNK; this is translated from the exons ATGTCCGCGAAACTGACCCCGTTCCTCGTAGTTGGCGGAAATGCGATCTCGGCTTTCTTGTCCTGGAGGCTTCAAGCCACAAACGCCTGCGATGTGACTTTGGTATGGAAACAGAATTATGAGCATGTCGCGCAATATGGCATCTCATTTAA GTCAAAAGTTTACGGCAATGAACGGTTTAAACCACGCCATG TTATTCGCCATACCGACGAAGCTCCTTCGAGAGAGCAATCCTACGACTATGTCATTCTCTGTGTCAAGGCGCTCCCAGACCTCTACGATCTCGGCGAAATCATCCACTCCGTCGTCACTCCTGAACACACCTGTATCATCGTGAACACAACAAGCACTCTTGGCATCGAATCCGAGTTGGAGCATAGATTCCCAACCAatgttgttctctctctggTCTCTGGTGTCGACATCGCTCAGACTGGCCCGAGCGAATTTGACCACACTGCGTCTAGCGATGTCTGGGTGGGCCCCGCTATTAAAACTGCAACGATCCCGTCAACTATCCAAACAGATATGGCAACCGCATTGTCGATTACGTTAGGCACAGGCCAGGTTAACTGCAAGGTGTCTAAAAACATTAGACAAGAGCAATTCGAGCGCATGATCGG GCCGATCGCTTTCCATCCTGCGAGTGTTTTGTTCGAAACCCCTAACTATGCACAGCTCATGAAAAAAGTTGGAGTACGACAATTGGTGTCTGGCGTGATTGATGAATTGATAGCTCTGGCTAAGGCTCTTGGCTGCAGCTTTCCTGAAGATTTCAGGGAGACCACGATTTCAAATATGGTTTCTCAGCCCGAGAGCCCAACCACCATGTATCAGGATTTCATGGCAAGACGACCGATGGAGGTGGAAACTTATCTGGGTTCTCCAGTCAAACTAAGTATCGACACCGATGTTAAGATCCCACGAATCGAGACAGTCTATGCCATGCTTCATCACCTTAACAGCGTGAACCAGGCCCGTGGAAATGAGCCTACGTCGCCAGTTGTAACGCACCCCCCTAGGATGTCATCAGCATCTCGTCCCGGTGTGAACAATGTGCGGAACGGTGGCCGAAACTACTCATCTCCACAAAGTGTGCCCCCTCCGAGGCGGGGAGGTCCGTCCATGGGAAACCACCGTCCGCCGAATGGACTTCCGCCGCCACGCGGTGCACCTCCACAGCGCGATGCGCCAATGGAAGACCACGGATTGGAAGAATTTAGCCACGTTGTTAATTATGAAGCCGCTGCTGGTGACATTCACCCAGGTGGCCATATGAATAGTCTCACAAACGGAGGTTCCTCGCACGCCGATCTAGCACTCAGAGAGCGTGAACTACGAATTCGACAGCGAGAGTTGCAACTGAGAGAACAGGAATTAAACATGAGACGCGGTCCGCCAAGTAGAAGAATGTCGACCACTCGCGATACACTCGACGATGGTGACGATGGGGATTACTTCGATGCACCTCCACCTATGCCCCAAATCGATCCCGATAATTTTGACATGATGAGCGTTACATCCCGCAAAAACAGAAAGGTACCAAGTAACAACGCTGGCCAGTTTCGCAAAAACCCCGAGATGGCTGCTGGGCGTCCCCCTTCCGCTTTCAGTCGCGCATTTGGTATGGGGAGGAACCGCACCAGCGCCCGAATTGTCGAAGAATTTCCTGGCATGCACGATTCCTTGCTTGATAATCCGATGATAGGATATTCTTCGAACCGATATGGAAGTGTTGATCGACGAGAGATGCAAGCAGAATCGAGAGCTAATTCATTAACTGCCAGTCGGATTAACGATTTATCGCAGGGAGTAGGGCACGGGCCATATCCACCACCGAGCAGACGCACCAGCCAGTCTCCTGGTCAAGGGTTCCGACCCAATGGCCGTGGAATGGGACGTACCTCAACAGGCATCGACGGCTTTAACGGACAGCCGAATGGAATGGGTCATCCCAATCGCCGATCACCACCGGGAATAATGAGAGCGCCGGTCCCAAGACATCCAGGGCAGCCCAATGGGGTCATGCCACAACAAGTCGAACAACAAGTTGGGGTGAGCAATTCGAATCCTGCCAAAAGGCATACAAACGTTCGAAGTCTGACAGGAAGTGCGAGCGCTAGCGCGGGGAGTGGTGATAGTGGTGCTAGTGCCAATATCGACTCTGAAACTTCTGCTCACAGCAGCCAGAGCAGTCTGCCACCTTACCAGACGCTCCAAAAGCCCGGCAACAAATAG
- a CDS encoding uncharacterized protein (EggNog:ENOG410PTUH), protein MDIKGAVLAVHVVLSTRRIQYAVGGRYAIEVLYSTGPDGPDYDTPLNTLTVFVDCEKEYVVNALINSNQPFGLTSVMGLVYDPDVEYISADPIYIEVLQSQRDPYYFPWISWAPKLRRPINSILDIYVLHPQVFVIIMARLWNFTPRESDAMRYLADVRLLLRWLAQESLEIDFASYRGAPKPNLLRTFGSLYALHDDVRELLRNTMKPADLVLARDFDLYF, encoded by the exons ATGGACATTAAGGGTGCAGTACTCGCCGTCCATGTCGTTTTATCGACAAGACGCATCCAATATGCTGTTGGCGGCCGCTATGCCATCGAAGTCCTCTATTCCACTGGTCCCGATGGCCCGGATTACGATACTCCCCTAAATACCCTCACAGTCTTTGTGGACTGCGAAAAGGAATATGTTGTCAATGCCCTCATCAACTCGAATCAGCCTTTCGGCTTAACTTCTGTCATGGGCCTCGTGTACGATCCT GATGTGGAATACATTAGCGCGGACCCGATATATATCGAAGTCCTCCAGAGCCAAAGAGATCCATATTACTTTCCCTGGATCTCGTGGGCACCGAAGCTACGACGCCCGATAAATTCCATACTCGACATATATGTTCTGCACCCGCAAGTGTTCGTCATCATCATGGCACGTCTTTGGAATTTCACCCCCCGCGAAAGCGACGCAATGAGGTACTTGGCGGACGTCAGGCTCTTACTTCGCTGGTTAGCCCAAGAGTCACTCGAAATTGACTTTGCCTCCTATCGTGGGGCTCCCAAACCCAACCTGCTGAGGACGTTCGGTTCATTGTATGCGCTGCATGACGACGTGAGGGAGCTTTTGCGAAACACGATGAAGCCTGCAGATTTGGTTCTTGCTAGGGACTTTGATCTTTACTTCTGA
- a CDS encoding uncharacterized protein (EggNog:ENOG410PHZP~COG:S~TransMembrane:1 (o211-229i)) has protein sequence MNDSGSNGDKRGKEDFTRLVNFDRSPAIPDNWKEINKRLVRTRPSLSPSKFSDGEFRKFKRADTHASKEKPVTTTVIPIIEGDIGDPKCTGGGYVFGNLAPLTDGTLAQVKPDHFDGARPEQLDRQIRKELSDQIIPSTQNDLRMAPNFFLEAKGPDGSLAVATRQACSDGALGARGMHSLQSYRQDESMNRPMTTMLMLLRQPITVARSSYILLIFQSLAIPAVLLNIL, from the exons ATGAAT GATAGCGGATCAAACGGTGACAAGAGAGGCAAGGAAGATTTCACCAGGCTTGTCAACTTTGACCGGTCACCAGCAATACCTGATAACTGGAAGGAGATCAATAAAAGATTGGTTCGAACCCGTCCCTCCCTTTCGCCATCAAAGTTCTCTGATGGGGAGTTCCGGAAATTCAAAAGAGCGGATACACACGCATCTAAGGAGAAGCCAGTGACAACCACAGTGATTCCAATTATCGAAGGCGATATCGGCGATCCTAAATGTACCGGAGGAGGGTATGTGTTCGGCAATCTTGCCCCGTTAACTGATGGCACGCTGGCTCAAGTCAAACCGGATCACTTTGATGGTGCGCGTCCTGAACAGCTTGATCGTCAAATCCGCAAAGAACTTAGTGATCAGATTATTCCATCAACCCAGAATGACCTTCGCATGGCACCAAACTTCTTTCTGGAAGCAAAAGGCCCTGACGGATCCCTTGCGGTGGCTACACGGCAAGCTTGCTCTGATGGCGCACTAGGAGCCCGAGGCATGCATTCGCTTCAGTCATACCGACAGGATGAATCAATGAATCGACCTATGACAACAATGCTTATGCTATTACGTCAACCTATCACGGTGGCACGCTCAAGCTATATACTACTCATCTTTCAGAGCCTAGCGATCCCGGCCGTCCTCCTGAATATATTATGA
- a CDS encoding uncharacterized protein (TransMembrane:1 (n31-43c61/62o77-96i)): MEHTMMLSVVASMPREKKKKKKKESSATGRCLSWCGFACVCVFGGGGVSFFFLVPVSVLSPEKCPGTVLKEGIQNNLGLMGQFAAFLRWVMVMRLWREKRRGEKRREEEHRSFYRYNLLFITTLGGRLKSTLKCYCKQNLLWMFSNYLDKKHVS; encoded by the coding sequence ATGGAGCACACCAtgatgttgtctgttgtGGCCAGCATGCcgagagaaaaaaaaaaaaaaaagaaaaaggaatcATCGGCGACAGGCCGGTGTCTCTCTTGGTGCGGGTttgcgtgtgtgtgtgtgtttgggggggggggtgtttcttttttttttcttgtccCCGTTTCTGTTTTGTCTCCTGAGAAGTGTCCAGGGACAGTGCTCAAGGAAGGGATCCAGAATAACCTTGGCTTGATGGGCCAATTTGCTGCATTTTTACGCTGGGTGATGGTGATGCGCCTGTGGAGGGaaaagaggagaggagagaagagaagagaagaggagcaCAGATCCTTCTACCGCTACAATCTACTGTTTATCACTACGCTGGGGGGAAGACTGAAAAGCACGCTAAAGTGTTATTGCAAGCAGAACCTTCTGTGGATGTTCTCGAATTATCTAGACAAAAAGCACGTGAGTTGA
- the SMC5 gene encoding Structural maintenance of chromosomes protein 5 (BUSCO:170904at4751~EggNog:ENOG410PGSX~COG:B,D,L~BUSCO:1105at33183) → MPSIPQRRRQATDSDSDSDGESSRNSTLLHSSNGAKRVRLTPQREPVQPQSSDTSSISTGDDSDVSESDDELSTTGAGQPSTDPTPPVPERAADIVDRIRGIPGGAGAGKYRPGAIVRIKLSNFVTYTSAELRPGPRLNLVIGPNGTGKSTLVCAICLGLGEGPQHLGRAKDAAEYIKHGCREATIEIELAAPPGKRNIVIARVIKRDGNKSTFTVNGDQVPGKRVRELARSLSIQIDNLCQFLPQDKVSEFAALTPVELLQSTQRAAAPREVTRWYEDLKRLREQQKKLQVENRQQQEVLQDLERRQENQREEVERMKHRAAVKKRLKYLELMRPLPKFKELKAQCKELKERKKLLHREHQALNEELGPTMKAINAKKEYYATLDKVVKQKRNHLARANEFAKEYKNEMAVVSEKLKDLTANIEAEKKAGTNYVSEIKKLKQAINRIERQMEEGAPEFDVAAYGLKIREQQRRIREFEDKATELQRKKQPTALEFQAKKAEYLKTKRRLEGLEFQDGQQEEKLRQLSDDSFNAWQWLKEEENQVHFEKPVYGPPLVVCSVKDPKYTSALEGLMQKNDFCAFTAQTRNDFLKLQELLYQKHGWHDITIKTCSVPLSGFRPPVDDEELQKLRFDGWAKDYISGPEPVLAALCSENRFHATPITLRDISDAEYRHLENSPISMWIANNSHYQVVRRREYGPAATSTRVRHLRPAKLWTDQPVDEQIKQQLETELNEWKAKMDEIQERMDDQKGTLARLAAEHRAASEEKERLEREKAAKQSALTAFKALPARLEQQKEKYQELTERITNVQKEVESLRKKQDYVSLDKAAVVLKYAKFVSRFRKMQDDLLQAEIWAIEACSDWQSLKEHNAEVTEVVEAKKREIDEVSRQISAMATELPKFADEVRKLSRMADRDRDMGDVVTAVAQLNAEQLEAEIDSAKATLDLTYEGHGTRFIEEFEQRQTQIDRLKEKLEKSQSELADYEHAITEVRGKWEPKLESLVQQISNSFSNFFSRIGCAGQVGIDKAEDIPDENGRLGDSNNFDQWAIRIQVKFRENESLAVLDSHRQSGGERAVSTIFYLMALQSLSASPFRVVDEINQGMDPRNERMVHERMVEIACGQADSDDSGGQYFLITPKLLSGLHYQPGMTVLCIYSGEYMPADYRKLDFKQCVLRMKDMQKKKGLIQGETEEVEVDV, encoded by the exons ATGCCGTCGATTCCTCAGCGACGACGGCAAGCAACCGACTCAGACTCAGACTCAGATGGAGAGTCTAGTCGAAACTCGACCCTGCTGCACAGCTCCAACGGCGCTAAACGCGTACGATTGACGCCCCAACGCGAACCGGTGCAACCCCAAAGCAGCGACACAAGTTCGATAAGCACCGGCGATGATTCTGACGTGAGCGAGAGCGACGATGAACTCTCCACCACCGGCGCCGGGCAGCCGTCCACAGACCCTACCCCGCCCGTTCCGGAGCGGGCTGCAGATATCGTGGACCGCATTCGCGGTATTCCGGGCGGTGCTGGCGCCGGTAAATATCGGCCAGGAGCCATTGTGCGGATCAAACTGTCGAATTTTGTCACCTATACATCCGCTGAACTTCGACCGGGCCCGCGGCTAAACCTGGTGATTGGACCTAATGGAACGGGGAAGAGTACGCTGGTTTGTGCCATCTGCTTGGGATTGGGTGAAGGGCCGCAG CATCTGGGACGTGCGAAAGATGCGGCTGAATACATCAAACACGGCTGTCGGGAGGCAACAATTGAAATCGAGTTGGCTGCCCCGCCAGGGAAACGAAATATTGTGATAGCAAGGGTTATCAAGCGAGATGGCAACAAGAGCACGTTTACGGTTAATGGTGATCAAGTGCCAGGAAAAAGAGTTCGGGAGCTTGCCAGATCGTTGTCCATCCAGATCGACAATCTTTGCCAGTTCCTTCCTCAAGATAAGGTTAGCGAGTTCGCAGCGCTTACTCCCGTTGAGCTTCTGCAGTCCACCCAGCGAGCCGCCGCCCCGCGGGAAGTCACACGATGGTATGAAGATCTGAAGCGACTTCGTGAGCAGCAAAAGAAACTCCAGGTTGAAAACAGACAGCAACAAGAAGTCCTACAGGATCTGGAGAGGCGGCAAGAAAACCAGCGTGAAGAGGTGGAAAGAATGAAGCACAGAGCAGCGGTTAAAAAGCGCCTGAAGTATTTAGAACTAATGCGGCCACTGCCAAAGTTCAAGGAGCTCAAAGCTCAGTGTAAAGAGTTGAAAGAACGGAAGAAGCTTCTTCACAGGGAGCACCAGGCTCTCAACGAGGAGCTCGGGCCTACGATGAAGGCAATCAATGCCAAGAAAGAGTATTACGCGACACTTGATAAAGTCGTTAAGCAAAAGCGAAATCATCTTGCAAGAGCGAACGAGTTTGCAAAGGAATATAAGAATGAGATGGCCGTGGTAAGCGAGAAGCTCAAGGATTTGACGGCAAACATAGAGGCCGAAAAGAAGGCTGGCACGAATTACGTCTCCGAAATTAAGAAGTTGAAGCAAGCGATTAACCGAATCGAACGACAGATGGAGGAAGGGGCCCCTGAATTTGATGTTGCTGCGTATGGATTGAAGATT CGAGAACAACAACGGCGAATCCGCGAAtttgaagataaagcaaCAGAACTGCAGAGAAAGAAGCAACCGACTGCCCTGGAGTTTCAAGCCAAGAAGGCGGAGTACTTGAAAACCAAACGGCGACTGGAGGGATTGGAATTCCAGGATGGTCAACAGGAGGAAAAGTTGCGTCAACTGTCTGATGACTCTTTCAATGCCTGGCAATGGCttaaagaggaagaaaaccAAGTGCACTTCGAAAAGCCAGTTTATGGACCTCCACTGGTAGTGTGCTCCGTAAAGGATCCCAAGTACACTTCGGCGCTGGAAGGGCTGATGCAAAAGAACGACTTTTGTGCGTTCACAGCCCAAACCAGAAATGATTTTCTCAAGCTACAAGAACTTTTATATCAGAAACATGGCTGGCATGATATTACGATAAAAACATGTTCGGTACCCCTCTCGGGCTTTCGCCCTCCTGTGGATGACGAAGAACTGCAGAAACTGAGATTTGATGGCTGGGCGAAAGATTATATCTCTGGTCCAGAGCCTGTGTTGGCCGCGCTTTGCAGTGAGAACAGGTTTCATGCCACGCCTATAACACTTCGGGATATCTCAGACGCCGAATATCGACACCTGGAAAACAGCCCGATTTCTATGTGGATTGCAAATAATTCACATTATCAAGTTGTCCGTCGGCGTGAGTATGGCCCGGCTGCAACATCAACCCGTGTTCGGCACCTGCGACCGGCAAAGTTATGGACAGACCAGCCAGTCGACGAACAAATCAAGCAGCAACTCGAGACTGAGCTCAATGAATGGAAAGCTAAAATGGATGAGATTCAAGAAAGGATGGACGATCAGAAGGGCACTCTTGCCCGCTTGGCGGCTGAGCATAGAGCAGCCTCAGAGGAGAAA GAGCGACTTGAGCGAGAAAAAGCGGCGAAGCAGAGTGCCCTTACGGCCTTTAAAGCTTTACCAGCTAGACTTG agcaacaaaaagaaaaataccAAGAGTTGACGGAGAGAATCACAAATGTTCAGAAAGAAGTGGAGTCTTTACGAAAAAAGCAAGATTACGTCTCGCTTGATAAAGCCGCAGTCGTTTTAAAGTATGCT AAATTTGTCTCCAGATTTCGGAAAATGCAGGACGACCTCCTACAAGCCGAAATCTGGGCCATCGAAGCCTGTTCCGATTGGCAGAGTCTTAAGGAGCACAATGCTGAAGTTACGGAAGTGGTTGAGGCGAAAAAACGTGAGATCGACGAGGTTTCACGACAAATATCAGCAATGGCCACGGAGTTGCCTAAATTTGCCGATGAAGTGCGAAAACTCTCACGCATGGCAGATCGTGATCGGGATATGGGCGATGTTGTAACCGCCGTCGCTCAACTCAACGCTGAACAGCTGGAGGCCGAGATAGATTCCGCAAAAGCCACCTTAGATCTTACATACGAGGGCCATGGCACTCGCTTTATTGAGGAATTCGAGCAACGTCAGACCCAAATTGACAGGCTGAAAGAGAAACTTGAGAAGTCCCAGTCAGAGTTGGCCGATTACGAGCATGCAATCACTGAGGTCCGAGGAAAATGGGAGCCTAAGCTCGAATCTTTGGTGCAACAAATTAGCAACTCATTCTCTAATTTCTTTTCGCGCATCGGATGTGCAGGACAAGTTGGCATCGACAAGGCCGAGGACATTCCCGATGAGAACGGCCGCCTCGGTGATAGTAACAATTTCGACCAATGGGCGATCCGCATCCAGGTCAAATTTCGCGAGAACGAATCCCTCGCCGTTCTGGACTCGCACAGGCAATCCGGCGGTGAGCGCGCCGTTAGCACGATCTTTTACCTCATGGCCCTCCAGTCGCTCTCTGCCTCACCGTTCCGAGTCGTCGACGAAATCAACCAGGGTATGGATCCGCGCAACGAACGTATGGTGCACGAGCGGATGGTGGAGATTGCTTGCGGACAAGCGGATTCGGATGATTCTGGGGGCCAGTACTTCCTGATCACGCCGAAGTTGCTAAGCGGCTTGCATTACCAGCCGGGAATGACGGTGTTGTGTATCTACAGTGGCGAGTATATGCCAGCTGACTACAGGAAATTGGATTTCAAGCAGTGTGTATTGCGAATGAAGGACatgcagaagaagaaggggtTAATCCAGGGGGAAACGGAGGAAGTGGAAGTTGACGTCTGA
- a CDS encoding uncharacterized protein (EggNog:ENOG410PSIN~COG:S), with product MQTRQRCSWHRRQGKQTNSLGRTYSYSVLRTKKKKKKKKKKKKKDKQTPRRTVRIAAILHCSIDRLITPYIPSLSPRALSLVSYFLSAMPLHPPSRPSSAAFTHSRAQAAATSTTPASTSTSASIISASSMSASKARQYAHLHAQLVQLNAHLADTDNLVRMTSAQAGDMRFLGGYVGGLFMGAAKVLGEEGIDKTGGNAKE from the coding sequence ATGCAAACACGACAAAGATGCTCTTGGCATCGCCGCCAGGGTAAACAAACAAACAGCCTTGGGAGAACCTAttcatactccgtactccgtaccaaaaaaaaaaaaaaaaagaaaaaaaagaaaaaaaagaaggacaAACAAACTCCTCGTCGAACTGTCCGGATCGCAGCTATCCTGCACTGCTCGATTGACCGCTTAATTACGCCGTACATACCGAGTCTCTCTCCCCGTGCCCTCAGTCTAGTATCTTATTTCTTGTCCGCCATGCCACTCCACCCCCCTTCCCGCCCCTCCTCCGCCGCTTTCACCCACTCCAGGGCCCAAGCAGCCGCCACATCCACAACGCCCGCATCGACATCGACCTCTGCCTCCATCATCTCCGCCTCGAGCATGTCTGCGTCTAAGGCCCGGCAATATGCGCACCTCCACGCGCAGCTCGTCCAGCTCAATGCCCACCTGGCCGATACGGACAACCTGGTGAGGATGACGAGTGCGCAGGCTGGAGATATGAGGTTCCTGGGCGGATACGTGGGCGGGCTGTTTATGGGAGCAGCGAAGGTGTTGGGGGAAGAAGGGATTGATAAGACAGGTGGGAATGCGAAGGAATGA